GATCCTTATCCATTTCGCTGAAGACGCTAGCTCCATGCGCGTTCCTGAGCGTGCCTTGGGAAATTGTTGTAGTAAGCTACAGCAACAAGATGTAACTCTTCCATCGCGATGGCCTGTCTTGCTGCTGGCCAGCCCCTTGGGAaccaaaattatataaatatatatatatatatatatatatatatatatgtattcagTTTGATCCCTAGTTCCATGTGGCATGTTCATGCATTTGTAAATGTAGGACAGCTCCCATCACCATGCTGCCGAAGTACTCACCCATGGCCCGTATGTAAAGTCGTCGTTTGTACGTAGCACTATTCTTGATCAGAAGAATTAAACACGTACagacaatataaaaaaaaacaaaacaagttgTCGCTtccgtattaaaaaaaaaaaaaaacgtgttGCCATCATCTTGCGAAAGCTcgatcaaattaattaaaacattCAACGAGATGATCAAAGAATTATTTTGTTTCTTCCGCcctaaaaattagattttataatttaaccaTGGTTTTCCTGATTTTTATGGTAAATTATCAATGTGCATGCTTCGTTCTCTAcactattaaaaatatgatttgtaTTATCTATCGATATATAACTGTTAAAATTGAAGAAAGGTTCTATGTATGAACTATATACTATGAATGCGTCATGTTAATGGTAACaattaaaaactttttttttttttataaaggggAATATGGGAGGTTgaatctaaattttttatttagagaatcGGATTATATATATGCTACATGCTATCAATTTGACGGGATGTAACAATTCATTAAAACTTGATCGAAGAGGAATCATCAAAGTTTAAAAAAGGGtgccaatatataatattttaatttttaacagtTTAAGATGcacattatattttcttttcttttaaaaaaataataagatctgCACTCATTTTTAAGAAGTTCCGAGtagatatatatcttatattaataAGTGCGAATAGCTTAAGCTACAGTTTTTtcgtctaatatttttatttctaatttttgtttttatttctattttgccGACAGATGTTTTAgtcttttttatgtttatgatcttttacttctttttcagcttccaccctctctctctctctctctctctctctctctctctctctctctctctctctctctctctctctctctctctctctcttcgtttttttttttaaatctttcatTCTCAGCTTCGTATTCCTCCCAAGTTTTCTCGACCCAtcctctattctctctctccatctcgcGACTCTCGATTTCTCTTCATCTTGCTGGAtaactctgtctctctctctctctctccgtttttgaatttatgtattattttatttatgaatttgatgatctgtgatttttgtttgcagaagaaggaaaatattacTCCGATTGGCTTAAAGATCGTGGTAATTTCTACTCCATGTCTTTTTGCTTTTCAACTCCTCCTCACCCATTGTTGTTGGTGTTGGTGTCGCAGTGGTGGTGAGAGATCGACGGAAGATGGAAGATGGAGAAAAAGTTTTGTCTCTCTGTTGGATAACTGGATAAGACCGACAGGTAAGGGGGTGAggcttgattaaaaaatatatatatttatgtaagtTCTTGCTAGCTAGCTTCATCATCAAGAGCTCCACACCTTAAACATCAGTACGTATAATTTCTTTCTAGCAATAATATTCAGGCTAGCTAAAAGGATGGACCCGACCAGCTCCATGGATTCTTATTATGATCCTACAGATCAAAACATGGATGTCGCTTTTGCTTATAGCTTCGGATTCTCCCTTGTCATCGTCGCTGTTATCATAACGATGGCCGTGGCTTCTTACTACTACACCCGCAAGTATTCAGGCTCTGAAACTTCCAACGGCAACGTCTCCCTTACCACCACCGGAGATATTGGTAGCTCCCGCTCCGTGGTGATCGAAGTTATTGGCCTCAACGAAGCCGCTCTTCATAGGTTCCCGAAGTTGCTTTACTCTCAAACCAAACTCAACAAGGCTAGTGACTCCACTACTTCTGCCTGCTGCTCCATATGTTTACCACTGAGACTTTAAAATATCAATAGAAATCTTAACAGGatcctttttattaaaaaaaaaaaagaaggtgcATTATTTTCTCTCAAAATTTTCTTGGAAGTTTCATGTACAAGCGTTCATTAGAGAtgacttttcttcttttctcactGTTTTTTGGAGGGGAAATCGCATTGATAGTAGTGGGTAGGTGAGATATATTACCCAAAggtctatttttcttcaattgtttttggcgtgtgttacCCACCATGATGACAAAAGGGACCCTTTAAAAGCTTGCTATTGACATGTTACCCAACGTCTCTTAATTCATACATAGctctattattgtttttttttttaaatcctactTTAGTAGGTTTAGAGACTATAATTTGAGAGAAAGAGATTAAGCTTAATCCATTGTTTAATTAACAACATGTCATATCCCCAATCCAATCTCTTTCTTTCGAGAAGACTTTTTCTCTCGGCCTCCGCGATTAGCATGAGATTTGAGACTTTatcaaaagttttttattttttatttttcagtagtACGGTGATACATGAATTATCTGTACAAACACATGGGTCCAGTTATTTGGGGTCTCCATAAATTAAAagtatctctctttttttctcctttgattTACTGATCAAACAGGAGATATCTTGTCCAAAGAAAAAAGTAgaacaaaacagagaaaaatgaATGCAATGTTTATGACCGGTAAACTTAAAATGTTTCAACgtacaataataatttaaatgctCAATAATGACAATAAAAGAAGTCTTTGTAGATGTCTTTCTTCCCTAAAAGTCCAAGTGAGTCAGTTACTGATCAGATAAGAGATATCTTGTCCaaagaaaaaagtagaaaaaaacagaaaaaaaatgaatgcaaTGTTTATGACCGGTAAGGCAACAGTTTTCGACgtataacaataatttaaatgctCAATAATGACAATAAAAGAAGTCTTTGTAGATGTCTTTCTTCCCTTTCCTATGAAGTCTCCCGCTAGCAGTAGTAGCTATGGCTTTTTAAACAATTCAAGTAGGGTGAAATATAGAATATAGACGTGGTTAGATTTGAAAAGTGAGATaaggatttttaattttaaataaaagtttaaaagattatattttaatattattattattttaaatttaaaaaaaattaaattcagacttaaaataataaaagatgcGATTAAACTAAAGGAAGGTTGTTGGAGAGGTTTGTTTTGTGGGTGATTGATTATGTATGTTGTGGAACCAAGCTCTTTTCCATGCATGCTagctttgtttattttattttattttatttttatgaatcttCATGGATAGCAAAAGATCATCATATAATGTTAATTGAAGGGGCCGCCCACGTGATTTTGCAGATTTgtgatttgtgatttttttaatgagtcattattgataaaaataataagagaaatgatagttgcaatCGTGAATACGTAAAcgtcgtgtaattattttaaaaaaattaaataaatatgaaatctacatgaaaagaaattaaatttttaatagtagactttactctttttcaaatcgATTATACGTCGTTTGTGTacttcacgactgtatgtagcattactcaagtAATAAATAGTCATTAATATTCCAAGAAACTTGTAAAACAAATtactaaagtatttttcaatattGATAGAAGACTACCTATAGAAAACAAGAAATATAtagatcttttaaaaaataaaagttaagatCTCTACTTTGTTTGAACATGCATGAGAAGAATAATTTAAagataaacttatatatatgtaattttttaattttcacccAAAAAAGTATATGAATTTTGGAGAAATGttgaacattaaaaataaaatgatactgAAATACTTCCCTCCCCTATTTTTCCATTCATtcatgtttttggtttttgttttttttttttttttttttttaaagagatcgAATTAATTAGTGAAAACTGATCTTCTTCCACTTACGActtgtttagatagtgaaagtgtttcatatcatctcatctcatcattacaattcatttggtttcttctGAGAACAGCAGCCGATTTCCCTGTATTATATAAAAGTCAGTGTAATCTTATATTTCTCAGCACAAACATTTGTCTCTTTGTTGGATAACTGGATAAGACCGACGGGTAAGGGGGTGAGGCTTGAATTTTTGATCAAAAACTTGAGTTTTTAGTCATTTGCTTGTATGGACGGTGGAGATTGAGTGTGGAGAGATATTTTTCTCACTTGACATTTTAATGACTAGGATTAAACACAAtattaaaactataaaataagatatatctaagaaaaaaatcacaggtgacatgaaaatttaaaaagaatttaaaaaataaaaatatgaaataccAATACTGTAATTGAATGATTGATTAATAATGAACGGGTAGtctaatgtattaaatatgatgttatatcatgttgatggtgttgcgagtagagtagttaatctagggatctaacgg
This genomic interval from Carya illinoinensis cultivar Pawnee chromosome 2, C.illinoinensisPawnee_v1, whole genome shotgun sequence contains the following:
- the LOC122294900 gene encoding putative RING-H2 finger protein ATL71, giving the protein MNLMICDFCLQKKENITPIGLKIVVISTPCLFAFQLLLTHCCWCWCRSGGERSTEDGRWRKSFVSLLDNWIRPTDQNMDVAFAYSFGFSLVIVAVIITMAVASYYYTRKYSGSETSNGNVSLTTTGDIGSSRSVVIEVIGLNEAALHRFPKLLYSQTKLNKASDSTTSACCSICLPLRL